A single Muntiacus reevesi chromosome 9, mMunRee1.1, whole genome shotgun sequence DNA region contains:
- the LOC136175613 gene encoding olfactory receptor 4C16-like gives MQLKNNVTELILLGLTQDPTKKKIVFVIFLIFYLGILLGNLLIIVTIKTSRALGSPMYFFLFRLSIYDACFSTSIAPRMIADALLKNATLSFSECMIQVFTFHFFGCLEIFILVLIAVDHYVAICKPLHYTTIMSHRVCGVLMSLAWLGSCVHSSAQIFLVLSLPFCGPNVIDHYFCDLQPLLKLACADTYVTNFLLVSNSGAICTVSFIMLVFSYVIILHSLRKHSVEGREKALSTCISHIIVVILFFGPCIFIYTRPATTFSMDKMIAVFYTIGTPLFNPLIYTLRNAEVKNAMWKLWSKKLMPDDKRWIEISRFAQCLN, from the coding sequence ATGCAGCTGAAAAATAATGTGACTGAGTTAATTCTGCTTGGGTTGACACAAGATCCTACTAAGAAGAAAATAGtgtttgtcattttcttgattttctacttgGGGATATTGCTGGGTAACTTGCTGATTATTGTTACCATCAAGACCAGCAGAGCACTTGGGAGTccaatgtatttcttccttttccgcTTATCCATATATGATGCCTGCTTCTCTACTTCCATAGCTCCTAGGATGATTGCTGATGCCCTTCTGAAGAATGCCACTCTCTCTTTCAGTGAGTGCATGATCCAAGTCTTTACATTCCATTTCTTTGGCTGCCTGGAGATCTTCATCCTTGTCCTCATTGCTGTTGAccactatgtggccatctgtaagcctctaCACTACACGACCATCATGAGTCATCGAGTCTGTGGTGTGCTAATGTCCCTGGCCTGGTTGGGGTCCTGCGTGCATTCATCAGCTCAGATTTTTCTAGTCTTGAGTCTGCCTTTCTGTGGTCCCAATGTAATTGATCACTACTTCTGTGACTTGCAGCCTTTGTTGAAACTTGCCTGTGCAGACACCTATGTAACCAACTTCCTCTTAGTGTCCAACAGCGGGGCCATCTGCACAGTGAGTTTTATCATGCTGGTGTTTTCCTATGTCATCATCTTGCACTCTCTGAGAAAACACAGCGTTGAAGGGAGGgaaaaagccctctccacctgcatctcccacatcatCGTGGTCATCTTGTTCTTTGGTccttgcatatttatatacactcgCCCGGCTACCACCTTCTCCATGGATAAGATGATAGCTGTGTTTTATACAATTGGGACACCTTTGTTCAACCCTCTGATTTATACTCTGaggaatgcagaagtgaaaaatgccatgtgGAAGTTATGGAGTAAGAAGTTGATGCCAGATGACAAAAGATGGATAGAAATTTCAAGATTTGCTCAGTGTTTGAACTGA